The Sedimentisphaera salicampi genome includes a region encoding these proteins:
- a CDS encoding NADH-quinone oxidoreductase subunit NuoF, translating into MRSGADESYQHEREGIKHEIFVGMATCEIAAGSREAMKVFNDAIESGELKDARVSRKGCAGRCNVEPTVEIVTGGKSYRYIKVTPEKASEIVQKHLIGGEVITEWLQGEYGSEKPESDNLHNRSYGRFGDLPVFGKQLRIALRNCGIIDPENIDEYIHHRGYEALAEVLKNFKPADVIEKVKESGLRGRGGAGFPTGLKWDITAKFQDEEMYVICNADEGDPGAFMDRSTIEGDPHSVLEGMLIGAYAIGASNGIIYIRAEYPLAIKRLEIAIGQAKERGLLGKNILGSGFSFDIELRLGAGAFVCGEETALIHSIEGRRGMPKPRPPYPSESGVFGKPTLINNVETWSNIPAVLLDGTEWFSTVGTEKSKGTKVFALAGRVYNTGLVEVPMGTTLREMVYDIGGGIPDDKEFKAVQTGGPSGGCLPESYLDTKIDYDSLAAAGSIMGSGGMIVMDETSCMVDVAKFFLEFTQDESCGKCTPCREGTKRMLEILTRITEGKGRAGDIEKLERLGTMIQKASLCGLGQSAPNPVLSTIKNFRDEYVEHIEEKKCRAGVCSALLGYSINDNCVGCGACKKACPVDAISGEKKGKHVIDQDKCIKCGQCYEVCKFGAVDRG; encoded by the coding sequence ATGCGCAGCGGCGCTGATGAAAGTTATCAGCACGAGCGCGAAGGGATAAAGCACGAGATATTCGTTGGTATGGCAACCTGCGAGATCGCTGCGGGTTCTCGAGAAGCAATGAAGGTGTTCAACGATGCAATAGAATCCGGCGAACTCAAGGATGCCAGGGTTTCACGCAAGGGCTGTGCGGGCAGGTGTAATGTAGAGCCTACCGTAGAAATAGTTACCGGCGGGAAATCGTACAGGTATATAAAAGTAACGCCGGAAAAGGCGTCTGAGATAGTTCAAAAGCATCTTATAGGCGGAGAGGTGATCACAGAATGGCTTCAGGGCGAATACGGAAGCGAGAAGCCCGAAAGCGACAACCTTCATAACCGCTCTTACGGGAGGTTCGGTGATTTGCCGGTTTTCGGGAAGCAGCTTAGAATTGCCCTTCGAAACTGCGGAATCATTGATCCGGAAAATATCGACGAATACATCCATCACCGCGGATATGAGGCACTTGCAGAGGTGCTGAAAAATTTCAAGCCCGCAGATGTTATAGAAAAGGTTAAAGAATCCGGTCTTCGCGGAAGAGGCGGCGCAGGTTTCCCCACAGGTCTTAAATGGGACATCACCGCCAAATTCCAGGACGAGGAGATGTACGTTATATGCAACGCCGATGAAGGCGACCCTGGGGCATTTATGGATCGGAGCACGATTGAAGGCGATCCGCATTCAGTGCTTGAGGGTATGCTTATAGGCGCTTACGCAATCGGGGCAAGCAACGGAATCATCTATATCCGTGCTGAATACCCGCTTGCCATCAAGAGGCTTGAAATCGCCATTGGGCAGGCAAAGGAAAGAGGGCTTCTCGGGAAAAATATTCTCGGGTCTGGATTCTCTTTCGATATCGAGCTCAGGCTTGGCGCTGGAGCGTTTGTTTGCGGCGAGGAAACCGCCCTTATCCATTCGATAGAAGGACGCAGGGGTATGCCCAAGCCGCGGCCTCCATATCCTTCTGAGAGCGGCGTATTCGGCAAGCCTACGCTTATCAACAATGTTGAGACTTGGTCTAACATTCCTGCGGTACTGCTGGACGGTACAGAGTGGTTCTCCACAGTGGGAACGGAGAAGAGCAAAGGCACGAAAGTATTCGCTCTTGCAGGAAGAGTTTACAATACGGGGCTCGTGGAAGTTCCGATGGGAACTACGCTCAGAGAGATGGTTTACGATATCGGCGGCGGAATTCCGGACGACAAAGAATTCAAAGCCGTTCAGACCGGCGGTCCTTCAGGCGGCTGCCTGCCTGAAAGCTATCTGGATACAAAAATCGATTACGACTCACTCGCTGCAGCGGGTTCTATTATGGGCTCCGGCGGTATGATTGTAATGGATGAGACATCCTGCATGGTGGATGTGGCGAAATTCTTCCTCGAATTCACTCAGGATGAATCCTGCGGGAAGTGCACACCCTGCCGTGAAGGAACAAAGAGGATGCTTGAGATTCTCACCCGCATCACTGAAGGCAAAGGCCGGGCGGGAGATATTGAAAAGCTCGAAAGGCTCGGGACTATGATCCAGAAGGCCTCGCTTTGCGGGCTCGGGCAGTCTGCCCCGAATCCCGTGCTCAGCACAATCAAAAACTTCAGAGATGAATATGTTGAGCATATTGAAGAGAAGAAATGCCGTGCAGGCGTCTGCAGCGCACTGCTCGGATACAGCATCAACGACAACTGCGTAGGCTGCGGGGCATGCAAGAAGGCCTGCCCGGTTGATGCAATCTCGGGCGAGAAAAAGGGCAAGCACGTTATCGATCAGGATAAGTGCATAAAGTGCGGACAATGTTACGAAGTTTGTAAATTCGGTGCAGTTGACAGAGGATAA
- a CDS encoding redox-sensing transcriptional repressor Rex, producing the protein MATNKNCIVRISRYKNALTRLKSLGFVKVFSSNLADATGTSSAQVRKDFSLFGITGNKRGGYNIDDLVEQMNTIFGKHEVHKVIIVGFGNIGKALMSYKGFEKESIKIDAAFDIDSSKVNEKAEIPVYPFEKLEEYIQENRIKLGVISVPDVAAQQVFEVMKRAGIKGVLNFAPINLGSSDEVVINNINLEMELENLIYYVIAAEKNKAQNNNDI; encoded by the coding sequence ATGGCAACTAACAAAAACTGCATTGTAAGGATTTCACGTTATAAAAACGCTTTAACAAGACTGAAATCGCTCGGTTTTGTTAAAGTATTTTCGAGCAATCTTGCAGATGCTACAGGAACCTCCTCTGCACAGGTTCGAAAAGATTTCTCACTGTTCGGCATCACCGGCAACAAGCGCGGCGGGTACAACATAGACGATTTGGTCGAACAGATGAACACAATCTTCGGCAAGCACGAGGTTCACAAGGTTATTATAGTGGGCTTTGGGAATATAGGCAAGGCCTTAATGAGCTATAAGGGCTTTGAGAAGGAATCAATCAAGATAGATGCGGCTTTCGATATAGACAGCTCAAAGGTGAATGAGAAGGCAGAGATCCCTGTTTACCCCTTTGAGAAACTTGAAGAATATATACAAGAAAACCGCATAAAGCTGGGTGTTATTTCGGTGCCTGATGTGGCGGCTCAGCAGGTTTTTGAAGTAATGAAGAGAGCTGGGATAAAGGGCGTATTGAACTTTGCCCCTATAAATTTGGGCAGCAGCGACGAGGTGGTTATAAACAATATCAACCTCGAGATGGAGCTTGAAAACCTCATCTACTATGTGATAGCAGCTGAGAAAAATAAGGCTCAAAATAATAATGATATTTGA
- the surE gene encoding 5'/3'-nucleotidase SurE, whose amino-acid sequence MRILLTNDDGIFCESLHCLYRQLTKLGDVEVAAPLTGKSGASHSLTLSPIVCEKASVDGLFNGWAVEGTPADCVKLAVLELFDGQFDLIVSGMNIGSNAGVDMLYSGTLAAAVEGAFYGIPSIAVSARIGQESIEEAAEEGFRAIEMIAEIMQPGDVYNINVPCLREFNEKKIAFVPQAEQVYKEKYFKGINEEGKKTYQIMSEEDALAEEETDREAIMNGYTTITPVKYFMTDREKLEQLRAKFTAGEYTS is encoded by the coding sequence ATGCGGATTCTACTTACAAACGATGACGGGATCTTCTGCGAATCTCTCCACTGCTTATACAGGCAATTAACCAAACTGGGGGATGTTGAAGTGGCAGCTCCTCTTACCGGTAAATCCGGCGCAAGCCACAGCCTTACATTGAGCCCGATAGTATGTGAGAAGGCTTCAGTTGACGGGCTTTTCAACGGCTGGGCTGTCGAAGGCACGCCGGCAGACTGCGTTAAGCTTGCAGTGCTGGAGCTTTTCGACGGACAGTTCGACCTCATAGTATCGGGAATGAATATCGGCTCGAATGCTGGGGTTGATATGCTCTATTCAGGCACTCTTGCAGCTGCTGTGGAAGGTGCTTTTTACGGAATACCGTCAATCGCAGTTTCAGCACGTATCGGACAGGAATCGATCGAAGAAGCTGCTGAGGAGGGTTTCAGGGCAATCGAAATGATAGCAGAGATTATGCAGCCGGGAGACGTTTACAACATAAACGTGCCCTGCTTGAGAGAATTTAACGAAAAGAAGATTGCTTTTGTTCCTCAAGCGGAGCAGGTTTATAAAGAGAAATACTTCAAGGGCATAAACGAAGAGGGCAAGAAAACATACCAGATTATGAGCGAAGAAGACGCCCTTGCTGAAGAAGAAACCGACAGAGAAGCAATAATGAACGGATATACAACAATCACACCCGTAAAATACTTTATGACCGACAGAGAAAAACTTGAACAGCTCAGAGCAAAGTTCACTGCCGGCGAATACACCAGCTGA
- a CDS encoding arylsulfatase has protein sequence MTLNRRDFLKALPLAYCSAAYGDTLKKTKKPNILVVLVDDMGYSDLGCYGSEISTPNIDRLAEEGVRFRKFYNTARCCPTRASLLTGQYQHSVGMGWMTASDLGTDAYQGELNDECITIAEGLKPAGYTSYMLGKWHVTFHENMSKDGDKSSWPLQRGFDHFYGHLTGGGSYYNTPTMTKDNKRIELKDGEYLTDRVAEEAVDYIDNHFEEKAADPMFMYLAFYAPHRPLQVPDKYLQKYQGKYMIGWDELRKRRFKKQKEIGLFDETYKLSPRDPRVPAWKDIPNNKKKLWDKRMAAYAGQIECMDYNLGMVLNKLKEKGELDNTLIMFLSDNGACAESAGKGNIETIGKPGDKESYKINWANASDTPFRKYKKDTYEGGICTPLIVRWPGKVSGKGGYTDEYGHVIDILPTCLDVGEAVYPSKHKGNPINKPDGTSLMPAFKGGSMPRRPLYWEHEANRAVRYGKWKLVSPGQNKKPYAGQWYLYDIEKDPCELNDLSEKFPKLKKKMIELWDSWAKKNGVYPLDNSGWRPKIKKSVR, from the coding sequence ATGACTCTAAACCGAAGAGATTTTCTAAAAGCCCTGCCGCTTGCATACTGCTCAGCGGCCTACGGGGACACACTGAAAAAAACAAAAAAGCCTAACATTCTGGTAGTTTTAGTTGACGATATGGGCTACTCAGACCTCGGCTGCTACGGAAGCGAGATATCAACGCCTAACATTGACAGGCTCGCTGAGGAAGGCGTTCGCTTCAGAAAATTTTACAATACTGCCAGATGCTGCCCGACGCGGGCATCTCTTCTGACAGGGCAATACCAGCACAGCGTGGGCATGGGCTGGATGACAGCCTCTGATCTGGGAACAGATGCCTATCAGGGCGAGCTGAACGATGAGTGCATCACAATAGCTGAAGGGCTCAAACCGGCAGGCTACACTTCTTATATGCTCGGGAAATGGCATGTAACCTTCCATGAAAATATGTCTAAAGACGGGGATAAATCCTCATGGCCTCTCCAGCGCGGCTTTGATCATTTCTACGGCCATCTCACAGGCGGAGGCAGCTACTACAATACACCGACAATGACAAAAGACAACAAGAGAATCGAACTCAAAGACGGTGAATACCTCACAGACAGAGTGGCAGAAGAAGCGGTTGATTATATAGACAATCACTTTGAGGAGAAAGCCGCAGATCCGATGTTTATGTATCTTGCGTTCTATGCACCGCACCGTCCTCTTCAGGTGCCTGATAAATACCTCCAAAAGTATCAGGGCAAGTATATGATTGGATGGGACGAGCTCCGCAAGAGACGCTTCAAGAAGCAGAAAGAGATCGGACTGTTTGATGAGACATACAAGCTCTCTCCAAGAGACCCGAGAGTGCCTGCTTGGAAGGATATTCCGAATAATAAGAAAAAGCTTTGGGATAAGCGAATGGCGGCATATGCCGGCCAGATTGAATGCATGGACTACAATCTCGGTATGGTGCTTAATAAGCTTAAAGAAAAAGGCGAACTGGACAACACGCTCATTATGTTCCTCTCTGATAACGGCGCTTGTGCTGAATCTGCAGGCAAAGGAAATATCGAAACTATAGGCAAGCCCGGCGACAAAGAAAGCTATAAGATAAACTGGGCTAATGCCAGCGACACCCCGTTCAGGAAATACAAAAAGGACACGTACGAAGGCGGAATATGCACGCCTCTTATTGTTCGCTGGCCAGGGAAAGTGAGCGGGAAAGGCGGATATACAGACGAATATGGGCATGTAATCGATATACTCCCCACCTGCCTTGACGTTGGCGAAGCGGTATATCCCAGCAAACACAAGGGCAATCCAATCAACAAACCGGATGGCACAAGCCTTATGCCTGCTTTCAAAGGCGGAAGTATGCCCCGCAGACCGCTCTACTGGGAACACGAGGCCAACAGAGCTGTACGTTACGGGAAATGGAAGCTGGTATCTCCCGGGCAAAACAAAAAGCCCTACGCAGGCCAGTGGTATCTTTACGATATAGAAAAAGACCCATGCGAGCTGAATGACCTCTCGGAGAAATTCCCCAAGCTGAAAAAGAAAATGATAGAGCTCTGGGACTCCTGGGCCAAGAAGAACGGCGTTTATCCGCTGGACAACTCCGGCTGGCGACCAAAGATTAAGAAAAGCGTTAGATGA
- the rsmA gene encoding 16S rRNA (adenine(1518)-N(6)/adenine(1519)-N(6))-dimethyltransferase RsmA — MQSKQQIQSILAQCGARPDKKLGQNFLFDTNLINFLVSQAQITKSDAVIEVGPGTGSLTEALAEAAGGVVAVEYDKMLGKCVSERFKDYENVKIICADALQTKNQLNLDLIAEAEKLQSSLNGRLILAANLPYNIASSVMINAVTGRPFAGQMYVTIQKEVGRRMTAPCGSKIYGPLSIIIQALGEVEILKTLPPQVFWPPPKVESVMVKFEKNMSKTARIKDIYLLKETVSLFMGHRRKTLRACCRLADGQLSQVENWEDIFRKAEIDSNFRGEKLSPSEYVGLSNILFDLLQTR; from the coding sequence GTGCAGAGTAAGCAGCAGATTCAAAGCATACTTGCCCAGTGCGGGGCAAGGCCGGACAAAAAACTCGGCCAGAATTTTCTCTTTGATACGAACCTGATTAACTTTCTGGTTTCTCAGGCGCAAATCACAAAATCTGATGCGGTGATAGAGGTTGGTCCGGGAACGGGAAGCCTCACCGAAGCTTTGGCTGAGGCCGCAGGCGGAGTTGTGGCGGTGGAATACGATAAAATGCTTGGCAAGTGCGTCAGCGAGCGGTTCAAAGATTACGAAAACGTCAAGATAATCTGTGCAGATGCCCTTCAAACAAAGAACCAGCTCAACCTTGATTTGATTGCTGAAGCGGAAAAACTCCAGAGCTCTCTTAATGGAAGGCTTATTCTCGCAGCAAACCTGCCTTACAACATAGCATCTTCAGTTATGATTAACGCTGTTACAGGACGTCCGTTTGCAGGCCAGATGTATGTAACGATACAGAAAGAGGTTGGCCGGCGGATGACAGCCCCGTGCGGAAGCAAGATCTACGGGCCTTTGAGCATTATAATTCAGGCTCTTGGTGAGGTCGAAATCCTGAAAACTCTCCCTCCGCAGGTTTTCTGGCCTCCGCCCAAGGTGGAGTCTGTGATGGTTAAATTTGAAAAAAATATGTCAAAAACTGCACGCATTAAGGATATATATCTTTTAAAGGAAACTGTGAGTCTGTTTATGGGGCACAGACGTAAAACTCTCAGAGCCTGCTGCCGGCTTGCGGACGGGCAATTATCGCAAGTTGAAAACTGGGAAGATATTTTCCGGAAGGCTGAGATTGATTCAAACTTTAGAGGAGAAAAGCTCAGCCCATCTGAATACGTTGGGCTTTCCAATATATTATTCGATTTATTACAAACTCGATGA
- the pdxA gene encoding 4-hydroxythreonine-4-phosphate dehydrogenase PdxA: protein MLFSNKRIAITMGDLNGIGPEIIVKALYDSVIRLQGRFYIYGSDKYLTKAARELGIERFWSVCSPGNFPEKENQVTVFDYGFSIGGGIREPNEDSGRASLLFCSDAISDVFAKKLDALVTAPIHKQSWKMAGAKWPGHTELLTHKTGCKDSAMMFVSSELKVALATIHCALSEVPARLSIKKITNTLELLNQTLVKYFGIERPRIAVAGLNPHAGESGRFGKEESRIIRPAVVASRENGIDADGPSPGDTLFTKESRDKYDGFLAMYHDQGLIPVKTLSMNDATNVTIGLPVIRTSPAHGTAFDIAGKGKADEASMKMAIRVAAMMVDRKRKFQSEK, encoded by the coding sequence ATGCTGTTCTCCAATAAAAGAATAGCCATAACAATGGGCGATCTAAACGGAATCGGCCCTGAGATAATTGTAAAGGCGCTTTACGATTCCGTGATAAGGCTTCAGGGCAGATTCTATATTTACGGCAGTGATAAATATTTAACCAAAGCTGCCCGCGAGCTGGGTATAGAGAGGTTCTGGTCTGTCTGCTCGCCGGGTAATTTCCCGGAAAAGGAGAATCAGGTTACCGTTTTTGATTACGGCTTCTCTATTGGCGGAGGAATTCGCGAGCCTAACGAAGATTCCGGAAGGGCCTCGCTTTTATTTTGCAGTGATGCGATTTCTGATGTTTTTGCGAAAAAGCTTGATGCCCTTGTAACCGCCCCGATACACAAACAGAGCTGGAAAATGGCCGGCGCAAAATGGCCCGGGCATACCGAGCTGTTGACCCATAAAACCGGCTGCAAAGATTCGGCGATGATGTTTGTATCCAGCGAGCTGAAAGTGGCTCTTGCAACTATCCACTGCGCTTTATCAGAAGTGCCCGCCAGGCTGAGCATAAAGAAGATTACAAACACGCTCGAACTGCTCAATCAGACGCTTGTAAAATATTTCGGCATAGAGCGGCCGAGGATAGCAGTTGCAGGGCTCAATCCGCACGCCGGCGAAAGCGGGAGATTCGGGAAAGAAGAGAGCAGAATCATAAGGCCGGCTGTTGTGGCGAGCAGGGAAAACGGGATTGATGCTGACGGCCCGAGCCCGGGAGACACACTTTTCACCAAAGAAAGCAGAGACAAATACGACGGATTTCTTGCAATGTACCACGATCAGGGGCTTATACCCGTGAAGACACTCTCAATGAACGATGCGACAAACGTTACTATAGGGCTGCCTGTAATCAGAACCTCACCCGCCCACGGAACAGCATTCGACATTGCAGGGAAGGGAAAAGCCGATGAGGCGAGCATGAAAATGGCGATCCGCGTTGCTGCGATGATGGTTGACCGAAAACGCAAATTCCAGTCTGAAAAGTAG
- the xseA gene encoding exodeoxyribonuclease VII large subunit, with translation MKNQYTVTQINNMIKVALESSLPAYMSVIGEVSNLKRPSSGHIYFSLKDKNSQLPCIMWKSNVSKLGFELENGLSVICSGHIDVYSPYGKYQFISQHISPAGVGSLQIKFEQLCRKLKEEGLFEDSRKKALPKYPFNIAVITSSSGAAVKDISESIHSRFPCAKLYLYPVPVQGKGAEKEIAAGIARVNALRERFSLDLIILGRGGGSLEDLWCFNEEAVARAIAASNLPVISAVGHEIDTTVSDMAADAVASTPTKAGFIAVPDKSELEAKFDELENRLKQDLRKRAALASQQLETIQASAVFKNPRYAINYKSQQLDELTGKLRQALSETLLSRKSELSQLQNQLAGSSLYSLMKTAQSRIEKNQSHLERAFTGRLNSSVNDLDKLESKLTVLNPRSVLQRGFTLTKNAEDNFIVKQPDDLNKGQRLITEFADRKTIESIVD, from the coding sequence ATGAAAAATCAATACACCGTTACTCAGATAAACAATATGATTAAGGTTGCGCTTGAATCAAGCCTTCCTGCGTATATGTCCGTTATTGGGGAGGTTAGCAACCTCAAGCGGCCTTCAAGCGGGCATATCTATTTCTCCCTCAAAGACAAAAACAGCCAGCTTCCCTGCATTATGTGGAAATCTAACGTTTCAAAGCTCGGTTTTGAACTTGAAAACGGGCTCTCTGTGATCTGTTCAGGACATATAGATGTCTATTCGCCTTACGGGAAATATCAGTTTATAAGCCAGCACATAAGCCCGGCAGGGGTTGGCAGTCTCCAGATCAAGTTCGAACAGCTTTGCAGAAAGCTCAAGGAAGAGGGGCTTTTTGAAGACTCTCGAAAAAAGGCGCTGCCGAAATACCCGTTCAATATTGCGGTTATCACAAGCTCCAGCGGAGCGGCAGTGAAGGATATTTCAGAGAGCATACATTCACGTTTCCCCTGCGCAAAGCTCTATCTCTATCCCGTACCGGTGCAGGGGAAGGGGGCTGAGAAGGAAATCGCCGCTGGCATTGCAAGGGTGAATGCTCTGCGGGAAAGATTTTCATTGGACCTGATTATCCTCGGCAGGGGAGGCGGGAGCCTCGAGGATTTATGGTGCTTTAACGAGGAGGCCGTGGCAAGGGCGATTGCGGCTTCTAATCTGCCTGTGATAAGCGCTGTCGGCCATGAAATTGACACAACAGTTAGCGATATGGCCGCAGATGCCGTGGCTTCAACGCCTACGAAAGCGGGCTTTATAGCCGTACCTGACAAATCAGAGCTCGAGGCAAAATTTGATGAGCTTGAAAACAGGCTCAAGCAGGACCTCCGAAAAAGGGCAGCTCTGGCCTCCCAGCAGCTTGAAACAATTCAGGCCTCGGCTGTATTCAAGAATCCAAGATATGCAATAAACTATAAATCACAGCAGCTCGATGAACTCACTGGGAAACTCAGGCAGGCCTTGTCTGAAACGCTTCTAAGCAGGAAATCCGAACTTTCGCAGCTCCAGAATCAGCTTGCCGGAAGCTCGCTCTACAGCCTCATGAAGACAGCCCAGAGCAGGATAGAGAAAAACCAGAGCCATCTGGAACGAGCCTTTACAGGCCGGCTGAACAGCTCTGTAAATGATCTCGATAAACTTGAAAGCAAGCTTACAGTCCTCAATCCCCGCTCTGTTCTGCAGCGAGGCTTCACTCTCACAAAAAATGCAGAAGATAACTTTATTGTAAAACAGCCAGATGATTTGAACAAAGGCCAGAGGCTAATCACCGAATTTGCGGACAGAAAAACCATAGAAAGTATAGTCGATTAG
- the hemW gene encoding radical SAM family heme chaperone HemW, with product MIETASLYVHIPFCDYKCGCCGFYSIPETDENVHQDYLNALQNELDSFDIDEDSLETIYIGGGSPSILSDKNLSALLSMFAEKFSPIEFTVEMNPRHLTRDKLITAELFAVDRLSVGVQSFSEKSLEVLGRKGSRAENLNALDAAGESVIENLNIDLIFGLPSQTLEDFAKDLDIALSFEPSHISAYSLSVEQGTPLAEAVKNGKLKLPDQQLDRKMYEHLIHRLEEAGLYQYEISNFSLPDFECLHNWNYWRSEQYLGLGASAGSFCEGKRFSNPADVEGYIAAGGNPERECQVLTEKEYAWQTAVLMLRTNRGILSPEFSDKTGFDFEKLFSSEIEKNINEGLLEKTLSGFRLTPEGFSVADTVSRDFVLD from the coding sequence ATGATTGAAACAGCGAGTCTCTACGTTCACATCCCGTTCTGTGATTACAAGTGCGGCTGCTGCGGGTTTTACTCAATTCCCGAAACGGATGAGAATGTACACCAAGACTACCTGAACGCTTTGCAAAACGAGCTTGACAGCTTTGATATTGATGAAGATTCGCTTGAAACAATTTACATCGGCGGCGGGAGCCCTTCAATTCTTTCCGATAAGAATCTCAGCGCTTTGCTGAGTATGTTTGCAGAGAAATTCTCGCCCATTGAGTTTACAGTTGAGATGAATCCCCGCCATCTCACCAGAGATAAACTTATTACAGCGGAGCTCTTCGCTGTGGACAGGCTTTCTGTGGGCGTGCAGAGCTTTTCAGAGAAATCGCTTGAGGTTTTGGGCAGGAAAGGCTCGCGAGCCGAAAATCTCAACGCCCTTGATGCAGCAGGCGAATCTGTAATAGAAAATCTCAATATTGATTTGATCTTCGGGCTTCCCTCTCAAACTCTCGAAGATTTTGCAAAAGATTTGGATATTGCTCTGAGCTTCGAGCCCAGCCATATTTCCGCATACAGCCTGTCTGTAGAGCAGGGCACACCCCTCGCTGAAGCAGTGAAGAATGGCAAGCTGAAACTTCCCGACCAGCAGCTCGATAGAAAAATGTACGAGCATTTGATTCACCGGCTCGAAGAAGCAGGGTTATATCAGTACGAGATCTCAAATTTTTCCCTGCCTGATTTTGAATGCCTGCACAACTGGAACTACTGGCGTTCAGAGCAGTATCTGGGCTTAGGGGCATCCGCCGGAAGCTTCTGTGAGGGCAAAAGATTCAGCAATCCAGCTGATGTTGAAGGGTATATTGCTGCCGGTGGGAATCCGGAAAGAGAGTGCCAAGTGCTGACAGAGAAAGAATATGCATGGCAGACAGCAGTTCTGATGCTCAGAACAAACAGGGGAATTCTTAGCCCCGAATTCAGCGATAAGACAGGTTTCGATTTCGAAAAACTATTCTCTTCTGAGATTGAAAAAAACATCAACGAAGGTTTACTTGAAAAAACACTCTCAGGCTTCCGCCTCACTCCGGAAGGATTTTCTGTGGCAGATACTGTAAGCAGAGATTTTGTTTTGGATTAG